One Prosthecobacter sp. SYSU 5D2 genomic window carries:
- a CDS encoding PAS domain-containing protein, producing MIQPKQAPPSHPRAGAVETGDMERPVEEMEVILGVLIENAPVAMAMFDHQMRYLLANRSWVEEFSLQSVQPLIGRNQYEVFPGMHPGWRQVYDRALQGHVVRSEHDALSGPDGRRVVYRWEVRPWRRKKDASVGGLMVTCEKFGNAAAIQALASDEETQAEEKARPKPGNGDLTNSTLPMALLDEAGIIRQTNAAATELGLARGIQEGVSAFWEVFADMREAARLQLQWGVALEKLAGESKTTGWVMELPAMQCQAFTDVQKLPPQRWLVTHCESHEGKRFLALQLPSSLGSAGRPNAVTPPNLPAIANAVASISQPPSQAEAPGQALELRRLQDELARARQELRTLHEAERIFTQRETRVRQYLDALPCGVLVLDELGTPLYQNEPLTKLLGRPIQKEETVEAWLGAACPNDEHREEVNALWREDVWRRQLTRLFSLATADGLLKELEFQPSGLPGGGLLVCIQDATELCRHEEQLRATEAKFRTLLHESPLPVVLMDKAGAVFEVNHLAESLLGHPKAELRRHPLDTWLEPEDARARREALKQMLETGGRSSSLQVRVQQPGQKPVPAMLTLAPVMDSMGQPHCTVHFFQKNPVAESAVLPAAPAPAADARATASAAPDSGPVHYEPLEQLLLQTNVNGRIKQITPRGLELLGLTEAEARGRALHLHFRPSDPTGFYAELTRLAKDEDPVAELPCYTRSGERQSCRLKVAATDGGGFDFELTELTEVAITGSGAEDEAEAKADHGHGQSLLSSAWPVADLSREKLLLSETHHRIKNHLQIISSLLNLESNTLHEQDARSALRSSQNRVRAIAELHQHLYQIALGTAENFSVFAEGLVQRLRECYQIPPEQVKVDLELEEGSIQQEWMMPLALTLNETLSNSFEHAFPEAREGYVKVSLTFGANGGRLLVSDDGIGLPEGFSASASTGLGLKILAVFAEQMKGQLTFQAGNSGGTEIQLRFPIANADI from the coding sequence GTGATTCAACCCAAGCAGGCACCACCTTCCCACCCGAGGGCGGGTGCGGTGGAGACTGGGGACATGGAGCGCCCGGTGGAGGAGATGGAAGTCATCCTTGGGGTGTTGATTGAAAATGCGCCTGTGGCGATGGCGATGTTTGACCACCAGATGCGCTACCTCCTGGCCAACCGGTCCTGGGTGGAGGAGTTTTCCCTTCAAAGCGTGCAGCCATTGATCGGGAGAAACCAATATGAGGTCTTTCCAGGAATGCATCCTGGCTGGCGGCAGGTCTATGACCGGGCCTTGCAGGGGCATGTGGTGCGCAGCGAGCATGATGCGCTCTCCGGGCCGGACGGACGCCGGGTGGTTTACCGCTGGGAAGTGAGGCCGTGGAGAAGGAAAAAAGACGCCAGTGTGGGCGGGCTGATGGTGACTTGTGAGAAGTTTGGCAACGCGGCCGCCATTCAGGCCCTGGCATCTGACGAGGAGACGCAGGCTGAGGAAAAGGCCCGGCCTAAACCGGGGAATGGAGACCTGACCAATTCCACGCTGCCGATGGCGCTGCTGGATGAAGCGGGCATCATCCGGCAGACGAATGCAGCGGCCACTGAACTGGGCCTGGCCCGCGGAATCCAGGAAGGAGTCTCCGCCTTCTGGGAAGTGTTTGCAGACATGCGGGAGGCGGCGCGTCTGCAATTGCAGTGGGGTGTGGCTTTGGAAAAACTGGCGGGGGAGAGCAAAACCACCGGCTGGGTGATGGAGCTGCCTGCAATGCAGTGCCAGGCCTTCACGGATGTGCAGAAGCTGCCGCCCCAGCGCTGGCTGGTGACGCATTGTGAGAGCCATGAAGGAAAAAGATTCCTGGCCTTGCAACTGCCGTCGTCCCTTGGAAGTGCCGGCCGGCCCAATGCCGTCACACCGCCCAATTTGCCTGCCATTGCCAATGCAGTGGCCAGCATATCCCAGCCGCCTTCCCAGGCAGAAGCGCCTGGCCAGGCGCTGGAACTGCGCCGCTTGCAGGATGAACTGGCCCGTGCCCGGCAGGAGCTGCGTACGCTGCATGAGGCGGAACGGATCTTTACTCAAAGAGAGACGCGGGTACGCCAGTATCTGGACGCCCTGCCGTGTGGCGTGCTGGTGCTGGATGAACTGGGCACGCCACTCTACCAGAATGAACCTCTGACGAAGCTGCTGGGACGGCCCATCCAGAAAGAGGAGACGGTGGAGGCCTGGCTGGGTGCGGCGTGCCCGAATGATGAACACCGGGAGGAAGTGAATGCGCTGTGGCGGGAGGATGTATGGCGGCGGCAGCTGACACGCCTTTTCTCCCTGGCGACGGCGGACGGTCTGCTGAAGGAACTGGAATTTCAGCCGTCCGGCCTGCCGGGCGGCGGGCTGCTGGTGTGCATCCAGGATGCGACGGAGCTCTGCCGGCATGAGGAGCAGTTGCGTGCGACAGAGGCGAAGTTCCGCACCTTGCTGCATGAATCCCCGCTGCCTGTGGTGCTGATGGACAAGGCCGGCGCGGTCTTTGAGGTCAATCATCTGGCGGAAAGTTTGTTAGGCCATCCGAAGGCTGAGCTGCGCCGCCACCCGCTGGACACCTGGCTGGAGCCGGAGGATGCCCGTGCGCGCCGCGAAGCCCTGAAGCAGATGCTGGAGACGGGCGGCAGAAGCTCTTCACTGCAGGTGCGTGTGCAGCAGCCGGGGCAGAAACCTGTCCCTGCCATGCTGACGCTGGCCCCGGTGATGGACTCCATGGGCCAGCCGCACTGCACGGTTCATTTCTTCCAAAAAAACCCGGTGGCTGAATCTGCCGTGCTACCTGCCGCTCCGGCACCAGCGGCAGATGCCCGCGCAACTGCCAGTGCTGCCCCGGATTCCGGTCCAGTGCATTATGAGCCGCTGGAGCAGCTTTTGCTGCAGACGAATGTGAACGGCCGGATCAAGCAGATCACTCCGCGCGGTCTGGAGCTGCTGGGGCTGACGGAGGCGGAGGCCAGGGGGCGTGCGCTGCATCTGCATTTCCGTCCGTCCGATCCTACCGGCTTCTATGCGGAGCTGACGCGGCTTGCAAAAGATGAGGATCCGGTGGCCGAGCTGCCTTGCTACACCCGCTCCGGAGAGCGCCAGTCCTGCCGGCTGAAGGTGGCAGCAACTGACGGAGGCGGATTTGACTTTGAACTGACGGAGCTGACGGAGGTGGCCATCACCGGCTCCGGCGCGGAAGATGAGGCGGAAGCAAAGGCGGACCATGGCCACGGCCAAAGTCTGCTGTCCTCGGCGTGGCCGGTCGCAGATCTTTCCCGGGAGAAGCTGCTGCTTAGCGAGACGCATCACCGGATCAAAAACCACCTGCAGATCATCTCCAGCCTGCTCAACCTGGAATCCAACACGCTCCATGAGCAGGATGCGCGGAGCGCACTGCGCTCCAGCCAGAACCGGGTGCGGGCCATTGCGGAGTTGCACCAGCATCTTTACCAGATCGCCTTGGGCACCGCAGAAAACTTCAGCGTCTTTGCCGAGGGGCTGGTTCAGCGTTTGCGCGAGTGCTACCAGATCCCGCCTGAGCAGGTGAAGGTGGACCTGGAACTGGAGGAGGGCAGCATCCAGCAGGAGTGGATGATGCCGCTGGCGCTGACGCTGAATGAAACGCTGTCCAACAGTTTTGAGCATGCCTTTCCTGAGGCCCGTGAAGGCTATGTGAAGGTAAGCCTGACTTTTGGTGCCAATGGCGGGCGGCTGCTCGTATCTGATGACGGCATCGGATTGCCAGAAGGCTTCAGTGCTTCTGCCTCAACCGGACTTGGGCTGAAAATACTGGCAGTTTTTGCGGAGCAGATGAAAGGACAGCTAACTTTTCAGGCTGGAAATTCTGGGGGGACCGAAATTCAGTTGCGATTTCCTATAGCCAATGCTGATATTTAG
- a CDS encoding 23S rRNA (pseudouridine(1915)-N(3))-methyltransferase RlmH translates to MEMHWRIITVGKPALTWARLGMEDYFHRLRRVAKVEHVVIKEGPRDQVEGQLLNASADSLRVVLDERGKAYRSLELARWIEQKDLHGTKRASLIIGGADGHSESFRKQADECWTLSTFTLQHEIALVVLAEQLYRAYSILRNEPYHRE, encoded by the coding sequence ATGGAAATGCACTGGAGAATCATCACCGTTGGAAAACCTGCCCTGACTTGGGCCCGTTTAGGCATGGAGGATTATTTTCACCGGCTCCGGCGGGTGGCCAAAGTGGAGCATGTGGTGATCAAAGAAGGACCTCGGGATCAAGTGGAAGGGCAGCTGTTAAATGCCAGCGCGGACAGCCTGCGTGTGGTCCTTGATGAGCGTGGCAAGGCTTATCGCAGCTTGGAACTGGCGCGCTGGATTGAGCAGAAGGACCTTCATGGAACCAAGCGGGCCAGCCTGATCATCGGAGGTGCGGACGGACACAGTGAATCTTTCCGCAAGCAGGCTGATGAATGCTGGACCTTATCAACGTTTACATTGCAGCATGAAATCGCGCTGGTTGTACTGGCTGAACAGCTCTACAGAGCTTATAGTATCCTACGAAATGAGCCCTATCACCGGGAATAA
- a CDS encoding 2-oxoacid:acceptor oxidoreductase subunit alpha, with amino-acid sequence MSTATVPPVSSSTTLRNAVIRLAGNSQDGIQSIGGFLARLAGRTQHDVMTYMTIPSTISGGPSIFQLHLGSGEVLHPGDESDVLVAFYQHSYEAHISALREGGICFYDSGEVTEVKNERGIHHIGIPFTAATVEAIGGSARDRGKNMFVLGLLCAVYQLDRDKLAGIVSRQFVKKDESVLRNALLAFDAGYAYPIGDMGTFNFEEGEHKDEHRLSTDGNTLMTMGLIAAGVRYGSAYPITPWSSIMETLRSELPKYGGMYVQAEDELAAVSMTIGAAYAGHLAVTGSAGPGLSLKMEALSYASMAEIPLIVINVQRGGPSTGLPTSVEQSDLMQAIYGSHGDCPRIVLAPKDVEDCFYIALEAGKLARQYSCPVIILSDQALSSRIEAFTEPDLDLHWVEPGLDLSDRPADFKPYPLDQVTRHAPPGAKMTGGRYPHVTGLEHDEWGHPSGNPKMHQKMTDKRRNKLVDLANSLPLPEVYGDEEGDALLIGWGSSYGPIKESVNRLRAEGHKVGAAHLRNLHPMPAKLDTLFAKYKKVVVVEMNDVGMYGYGQLAMLLRASLADPKIRSVCKTDGLNFRIHEIVTGVEKIMSDV; translated from the coding sequence ATGTCCACAGCCACTGTTCCACCGGTGTCGTCATCGACGACTCTTCGCAATGCAGTCATCCGTCTTGCAGGCAATTCGCAGGACGGGATCCAGTCCATCGGAGGGTTTCTCGCGCGGCTTGCGGGGCGGACCCAGCACGATGTGATGACGTATATGACGATCCCGTCCACGATCTCGGGCGGGCCGTCCATTTTCCAGCTTCATCTGGGCTCCGGGGAGGTGCTGCATCCGGGGGATGAGAGTGATGTGCTGGTGGCCTTTTACCAGCACAGCTACGAGGCGCACATCAGTGCTCTGCGGGAGGGAGGCATCTGCTTTTATGACAGCGGGGAAGTGACGGAGGTGAAGAATGAGCGTGGCATCCACCACATTGGCATCCCCTTCACGGCGGCGACGGTGGAGGCCATTGGCGGCAGTGCGCGGGACCGGGGCAAGAACATGTTTGTGCTGGGGCTGCTCTGCGCGGTCTATCAACTGGACCGGGACAAGCTGGCGGGCATTGTGAGCCGCCAGTTTGTGAAGAAGGATGAGAGCGTGCTGCGCAATGCGCTGCTGGCCTTTGATGCGGGGTATGCCTATCCCATTGGTGACATGGGCACCTTTAATTTTGAGGAAGGTGAGCATAAGGACGAGCACCGGCTGAGCACGGACGGGAATACGCTGATGACGATGGGGCTGATCGCCGCCGGGGTGAGGTATGGCTCCGCGTATCCGATCACGCCGTGGTCCAGCATCATGGAGACGCTGCGCAGCGAACTGCCGAAGTATGGCGGCATGTATGTGCAGGCGGAGGATGAGCTGGCGGCGGTGTCCATGACCATCGGGGCCGCCTACGCGGGGCACCTGGCGGTGACAGGAAGTGCGGGGCCGGGGCTGAGCCTGAAAATGGAGGCGCTGAGCTATGCGAGCATGGCGGAGATCCCGCTGATCGTGATCAATGTGCAGCGCGGGGGGCCCTCCACCGGCCTGCCGACAAGTGTGGAGCAGAGCGATCTGATGCAGGCGATCTATGGCAGCCACGGGGACTGCCCGCGCATTGTCCTGGCACCGAAGGACGTGGAGGACTGCTTCTATATTGCGCTGGAGGCGGGAAAACTGGCCCGGCAGTATTCTTGTCCGGTGATCATTTTAAGCGACCAGGCGCTGAGCAGCCGCATTGAGGCATTTACGGAGCCGGACCTGGATCTGCACTGGGTGGAACCGGGACTGGATCTGTCAGACCGGCCGGCCGATTTCAAGCCGTATCCGCTGGACCAGGTGACCCGGCATGCACCGCCGGGGGCAAAGATGACAGGCGGGCGGTATCCCCATGTGACGGGGCTGGAGCATGATGAATGGGGCCACCCGAGCGGGAACCCGAAGATGCACCAGAAGATGACGGACAAGCGCCGGAACAAGCTGGTGGATCTGGCCAACAGCCTGCCGCTGCCGGAAGTATACGGGGACGAGGAAGGTGATGCGCTTTTAATCGGCTGGGGCAGCAGCTATGGGCCGATCAAGGAGAGTGTGAACCGCCTGCGTGCGGAAGGGCACAAGGTGGGGGCGGCGCATCTGCGGAATCTGCACCCGATGCCGGCAAAGCTGGACACCCTCTTCGCCAAGTATAAGAAGGTGGTGGTGGTGGAGATGAATGACGTGGGGATGTATGGCTACGGACAGCTGGCCATGCTGCTGCGGGCCAGCCTGGCGGATCCGAAGATCCGGTCCGTCTGCAAGACGGACGGATTAAATTTCCGAATCCATGAGATCGTCACCGGCGTAGAAAAGATAATGTCGGATGTGTGA
- the ssb gene encoding single-stranded DNA-binding protein, protein MASLNKVMLIGNLTRDPEVRYTPKGSAVCDMAIAVNRRYLTDSGERQEEVTYLDIVLWGKTAELAGQYLAKGRSVFIEGRLQMDTWEDKATGQKRSKIRVVAENMQFLDSKGAGGPAGGGGGGGGNYAGDDDGYSAPPAQQRRPAGGGGYGGGGGGGGYQRPAQQQKPAQRPAPAQQDDFGEGPITEGMEDDDIPF, encoded by the coding sequence ATGGCCTCGCTCAATAAAGTCATGCTTATCGGCAATCTCACCCGCGATCCGGAGGTGCGTTACACCCCCAAGGGAAGCGCGGTCTGTGACATGGCCATTGCCGTCAACCGGCGCTACCTCACTGACAGCGGAGAGCGCCAGGAAGAGGTGACTTATCTGGACATTGTCCTCTGGGGCAAGACAGCCGAGCTGGCCGGGCAGTACCTGGCCAAAGGACGCTCCGTCTTCATCGAAGGCCGTCTTCAAATGGACACCTGGGAAGACAAGGCCACCGGCCAGAAGCGCAGCAAGATCCGCGTGGTGGCTGAAAACATGCAGTTTCTGGACAGCAAAGGCGCTGGCGGCCCTGCAGGGGGCGGCGGCGGTGGTGGCGGCAATTATGCCGGTGATGACGATGGCTACAGCGCCCCGCCCGCCCAGCAGCGGCGCCCAGCAGGCGGCGGTGGTTATGGCGGTGGTGGTGGTGGTGGTGGTTACCAGCGCCCGGCCCAGCAGCAGAAGCCGGCCCAGCGCCCGGCTCCGGCCCAGCAGGATGACTTCGGCGAGGGGCCCATCACCGAAGGCATGGAAGACGATGACATCCCGTTTTGA
- a CDS encoding dicarboxylate/amino acid:cation symporter — MHISPTRTPWYRVLYIQVLIAVVIGIAIGHFFPDAGKALDPLSKGFIKLIKMMIAPIIFCTVVHGIASVGDLKKLGRVGGKTLLYFEVVSTLALLIGLVVVNTLKPGVGFNADLTQLNAEDVAAVQAYASKGQSLSTVDFLLNIIPNAFAGAFTEGNLLQVVFVALLAAFSISGLGERGKPILHVVDHVGELFFGIMRIVIKVAPLGALGAMASTIGNYGIGSLQQLLALMLGFYTTSALFVIVVLGLIARVAGFSIFRFLIYIKEELLVVLGTSSSETVLPQMIQKLRGLGCAPSTVGLVIPTGYSFNLDGTNIYMVMGAVFLAQATNTPLDLGQQMALLLVAMVTSKGASGVTGAGFITLAATLSAVPSVPVEAMALILGIDRFMSECRSLTNLVGNGVATVVISRWEGEVTAEALRANLSDPITPPPPNEIG, encoded by the coding sequence ATGCACATCTCTCCCACCCGCACGCCCTGGTATCGTGTCCTGTATATTCAGGTGCTCATTGCGGTGGTCATCGGCATTGCCATCGGCCATTTTTTCCCTGACGCAGGCAAGGCCCTGGACCCGCTGAGCAAGGGCTTCATCAAGCTGATCAAGATGATGATCGCCCCGATCATCTTTTGCACCGTGGTGCATGGCATCGCCTCCGTGGGCGACCTGAAAAAACTGGGCCGTGTGGGCGGGAAGACGCTGCTTTATTTTGAAGTGGTGTCCACCCTGGCGCTGCTCATCGGCCTGGTGGTGGTCAATACACTGAAACCGGGCGTGGGCTTCAATGCGGACCTCACCCAGCTAAACGCAGAGGACGTGGCGGCAGTGCAGGCCTATGCCAGCAAGGGCCAGTCGCTGAGCACGGTGGACTTTCTGCTCAACATCATCCCCAATGCTTTTGCGGGGGCGTTCACGGAAGGGAACCTGCTGCAGGTCGTGTTTGTGGCCCTGCTGGCCGCCTTTTCCATCTCGGGCCTTGGTGAACGCGGAAAACCCATCCTGCATGTGGTGGACCATGTCGGCGAGCTGTTCTTTGGCATCATGCGCATCGTCATCAAAGTGGCACCCCTCGGTGCCCTTGGGGCCATGGCTTCCACCATTGGCAATTACGGCATCGGTTCCCTGCAGCAACTGCTGGCTTTGATGCTGGGTTTCTACACCACCTCGGCCCTGTTCGTCATCGTGGTGCTGGGCCTCATTGCCCGGGTGGCAGGCTTTTCCATCTTTCGTTTCCTCATCTACATCAAGGAGGAGCTGCTGGTGGTGCTGGGCACCAGTTCATCTGAAACCGTGCTTCCGCAGATGATCCAAAAGCTGCGTGGCCTGGGCTGTGCACCTTCCACCGTCGGGCTGGTCATTCCCACCGGCTACAGTTTCAATCTGGACGGGACGAACATTTACATGGTCATGGGCGCAGTCTTCCTGGCCCAGGCGACGAACACTCCGCTGGATCTGGGCCAGCAGATGGCGCTGCTGCTGGTGGCGATGGTCACCTCCAAAGGGGCCAGTGGCGTGACGGGTGCCGGATTCATCACCCTGGCGGCCACACTTTCCGCCGTGCCCAGCGTGCCGGTGGAGGCCATGGCGCTCATCCTGGGCATTGATCGCTTCATGAGCGAATGCCGCTCCCTGACCAACCTGGTGGGCAATGGCGTGGCGACAGTGGTCATCAGCCGCTGGGAGGGAGAAGTGACAGCTGAAGCGCTGCGGGCCAATTTAAGTGATCCAATCACGCCCCCGCCGCCGAATGAAATTGGGTGA
- a CDS encoding Gfo/Idh/MocA family oxidoreductase, whose product MLFPRLLMAENLRIGLIGLDSSHSEQFTLRLNDPANPSHIPGARVVAAFPGGSPDLPESAERVAGFTATLKDKYGVQILGSITEVCAAVDAVMILSMDGRPHLEQVREVILSKKPFFLDKPVAASLKEVVEIYRLAADAKVPMFSASSIRWYPGVVEVATAESTPAIAAISYGPSPRLPHHPDLFFYGIHPTEALFTVMGSGCQEVRCTASEAASIVTGKWQGDRLGTLHAIHAMPMGSTNYKLTRFGQNGVVEQKNQGDYTPMLREIVKFFQTSQPPVSAGQTLEIYAFMEAAQQSKAKDGKPVTLREVLAKAGAPEAWLPPEAVEPKS is encoded by the coding sequence ATGCTCTTTCCCCGTCTCCTTATGGCTGAAAATCTGCGCATCGGCCTCATCGGCCTGGATTCCTCCCACAGTGAACAATTTACCCTGCGGCTGAACGATCCTGCCAACCCAAGCCACATCCCTGGAGCCCGGGTGGTCGCGGCCTTTCCAGGCGGCAGCCCGGATCTGCCAGAAAGTGCGGAACGCGTCGCAGGGTTCACCGCCACGCTGAAAGACAAATACGGAGTTCAAATTCTGGGCAGCATTACTGAAGTCTGTGCGGCCGTGGATGCAGTGATGATCCTCAGCATGGATGGCCGCCCCCACCTGGAACAGGTGCGCGAGGTGATCCTCTCCAAAAAGCCTTTCTTCCTGGACAAGCCAGTGGCAGCTTCCCTGAAGGAAGTGGTGGAAATTTACCGCCTGGCCGCTGACGCCAAGGTCCCCATGTTCAGCGCCTCCTCAATACGCTGGTATCCAGGAGTGGTGGAAGTGGCCACGGCAGAGAGCACCCCTGCCATCGCAGCCATTTCCTATGGCCCGTCTCCCCGCCTGCCTCATCATCCGGATCTGTTTTTTTATGGCATCCACCCGACGGAGGCGTTGTTCACCGTCATGGGCTCAGGCTGTCAGGAAGTACGCTGTACCGCCTCTGAGGCTGCATCCATCGTCACTGGAAAATGGCAGGGCGACCGTCTCGGCACCCTGCATGCCATCCATGCGATGCCCATGGGTTCGACAAACTATAAACTGACCCGGTTTGGACAAAACGGCGTTGTCGAACAAAAGAACCAAGGTGATTACACCCCAATGCTGAGGGAGATTGTCAAATTTTTCCAGACCTCCCAGCCGCCTGTCTCTGCCGGGCAAACACTGGAAATCTATGCGTTCATGGAGGCTGCCCAGCAAAGCAAAGCCAAGGATGGCAAGCCGGTGACTTTACGCGAGGTACTGGCAAAAGCCGGGGCGCCTGAGGCATGGCTGCCACCAGAAGCAGTTGAACCCAAAAGCTGA
- a CDS encoding sigma-70 family RNA polymerase sigma factor translates to MTEAIDLEQERQIKEDIHLIQRIAERDSAAFQKFYGKYSGLIFAAISNVLNDHHDTEDVMQEVLVQLWNKAHLYEPRKGKPLTWLTTMARNRAIDRIRSKQRRSRLNDDFELENKKIQFEFQESGHEILEEKERDSIVQRAVSKLNDDQRQAIHLAYFSGLTQAEVAERLNEPLGTIKARIRRGVSRLETLVKPRLA, encoded by the coding sequence ATGACTGAAGCCATCGATCTCGAACAGGAGCGTCAGATAAAGGAAGACATTCATTTGATCCAGCGGATCGCTGAACGTGACTCAGCAGCCTTCCAGAAGTTTTACGGCAAATATTCCGGCCTGATTTTTGCCGCCATTTCCAATGTCTTGAATGACCATCATGACACGGAGGATGTGATGCAGGAAGTGCTCGTCCAGCTCTGGAACAAAGCTCACCTTTATGAGCCTCGCAAGGGCAAGCCCCTCACCTGGCTGACCACCATGGCCCGCAACCGTGCCATTGACCGCATCAGGTCCAAGCAAAGACGCTCCCGGCTCAATGATGACTTTGAACTTGAGAACAAAAAAATTCAGTTCGAATTCCAGGAGTCCGGGCATGAAATCCTGGAGGAAAAGGAACGGGATTCCATCGTCCAGCGCGCCGTCTCCAAACTTAATGATGACCAGCGTCAGGCCATTCACTTGGCTTATTTTAGCGGTCTCACGCAGGCCGAGGTGGCTGAACGCCTGAATGAACCGCTGGGCACCATCAAAGCCCGTATCCGCCGGGGCGTGAGCCGTCTTGAGACGCTGGTGAAGCCCCGTCTGGCGTGA
- a CDS encoding cyclic nucleotide-binding domain-containing protein, translated as MKEYAYIHEEGQLPAPLSSVPFLNSFTEDQLDEVLNSSSLLQCDAGDTIIKEGSIDSRIYILLSGELEVKVAGKKVATISRVGDVFGELALVNRDKRAASVIAGSRALCLAVDQKFLQDIHPREEDPEFHAALFEFVARLVAKKLDATSRRLAEVEKELRLLKESLSGEAVAADGKLPAKAKSAPKKAMARH; from the coding sequence ATGAAAGAGTATGCTTACATTCACGAGGAAGGCCAGTTGCCAGCACCGCTGAGTTCGGTGCCCTTCCTGAACAGCTTTACGGAGGACCAGCTCGACGAAGTGCTGAATTCTTCCAGCCTGCTCCAGTGTGACGCAGGAGACACCATCATCAAAGAGGGCTCCATTGACTCGCGAATTTACATTCTGCTGAGCGGGGAGCTGGAGGTGAAGGTGGCGGGTAAAAAAGTGGCCACTATTTCGCGGGTCGGAGATGTGTTTGGTGAGCTGGCCCTGGTCAACCGTGACAAGCGGGCGGCCTCCGTCATCGCCGGCAGCCGGGCTTTATGCCTGGCGGTGGACCAAAAATTCCTTCAGGACATCCATCCTCGGGAAGAGGATCCGGAATTCCATGCCGCTCTTTTCGAATTTGTCGCCCGTTTGGTGGCGAAAAAGCTGGATGCGACTTCCCGCCGTCTGGCGGAGGTGGAAAAAGAATTGCGTTTGCTGAAGGAGTCTCTCTCCGGGGAAGCGGTTGCAGCGGATGGCAAACTCCCTGCCAAAGCGAAAAGTGCCCCTAAAAAAGCAATGGCACGCCATTGA